The proteins below are encoded in one region of Silene latifolia isolate original U9 population chromosome 2, ASM4854445v1, whole genome shotgun sequence:
- the LOC141638874 gene encoding uncharacterized protein LOC141638874, with the protein MENMASKSVLTILAFFLLVGSLQSGLAQWSYAPVARGPIPGDNVYSDQKGLYECFLTFYGIAPSCITEIINTVATGRIELGPACCNLLDQVKDECWKVFFPTSPDLPPTIKKQCDEYKL; encoded by the coding sequence ATGGAAAACATGGCATCAAAGTCAGTACTTACTATACTTGCATTCTTTCTCCTAGTTGGAAGCCTCCAAAGTGGGCTAGCCCAATGGTCTTATGCGCCCGTTGCTAGAGGCCCAATTCCTGGTGACAATGTGTATTCTGATCAGAAAGGCCTTTACGAGTGTTTTTTGACATTTTATGGTATTGCACCTTCATGTATAACTGAGATTATCAACACTGTTGCTACTGGCCGTATCGAACTTGGCCCAGCTTGCTGCAACTTGCTTGACCAAGTAAAGGACGAATGCTGGAAGGTCTTTTTCCCTACTAGTCCAGACCTCCCTCCTACCATCAAAAAGCAATGTGACGAATATAAACTTTAA